The following proteins are encoded in a genomic region of Arcobacter cloacae:
- a CDS encoding thiazole synthase produces the protein MSDILKIGKYEFNSRLIVGSGKYKDFQTTKDATLASGSELITVAIRRVNITNPNEENLLDYFKDTNVKLLPNSAGCFTAEEAITTFRLMREATGIDIIKLEVIGDAQKTLYPDVIETIKACEILKKDGFTIMAYTNDDPIIAKRLEDAGADAIMPLAAPIGSGLGIQNRYNIAFIKDAVKVPVIVDAGVGCASDAAIAMELGAEAVLTNTAIACATNPILMAEAMKYAVIAGRMGYKAGRIPKKPYATASSPIDGLIQF, from the coding sequence ATGAGTGATATTTTAAAAATAGGTAAATATGAATTTAATAGTAGATTAATCGTTGGAAGTGGTAAATATAAAGATTTTCAAACAACTAAAGATGCAACATTAGCTTCAGGTTCTGAGTTAATTACAGTTGCTATTAGAAGAGTAAATATTACAAATCCAAATGAAGAAAATTTATTAGATTATTTTAAAGATACAAATGTAAAACTTTTACCAAATAGTGCAGGATGTTTCACAGCAGAAGAAGCAATTACAACTTTTAGATTAATGAGGGAAGCTACAGGAATTGATATTATTAAACTTGAAGTTATTGGAGATGCACAAAAAACACTTTATCCAGATGTTATTGAAACAATCAAAGCTTGTGAAATTCTAAAAAAAGATGGTTTTACAATCATGGCATATACAAACGATGATCCAATTATTGCAAAAAGATTAGAAGATGCAGGAGCTGATGCTATTATGCCATTAGCTGCTCCAATTGGTTCAGGTCTTGGAATTCAAAATAGATACAATATTGCATTTATTAAAGATGCAGTAAAAGTTCCTGTTATAGTTGATGCTGGTGTTGGATGTGCAAGTGATGCTGCAATTGCTATGGAATTAGGTGCAGAAGCTGTTCTAACGAATACAGCAATTGCTTGTGCAACAAATCCAATTCTTATGGCAGAAGCCATGAAATATGCAGTAATTGCAGGAAGAATGGGATATAAAGCAGGAAGAATACCAAAAAAACCTTATGCAACAGCAAGTTCTCCAATTGATGGATTAATTCAATTTTAA
- a CDS encoding DNA methyltransferase gives MTIIEIENNLNTLISNFNKETFIFDLLLAYGTPKSTIKRLVGSDHDKLASNGELIVRKKLFFKIANENLHSMIDELKTQKEVTKHSPRFILVTDFETLLAYDTKTSDSLDTELLNIVNHYDFFLPLAGMEKANFQDENPADVKASLKMAKLYDELQKNNHFESKEDIHSLNVFLTRLLFCYFAEDTNIFPDNIFTSSISSHTSFDGSDVDSYMQRLFKIFNTPQDQREINTPEYLQKFPYVNGGLFRDVLKVPTFTTKSRNILIEIGQLQWSQINPDIFGSMIQAVVSPSHRGNMGMHYTSVPNIMKVIEPLFLDELYLEFEKAYENKSKLQSLLNRLTKIKIFDPACGSGNFLIIAYKKLRELEMSILKRIDSLSGQMSFAFSEIKLTQFYGIELDDFAHEVAILSLWLAEHQMNLEFYKAFGRTSPSLPLQNGGNIVHGNATRLEWEEVCPKNVGDEIYILGNPPYLGFKMQNKEQKEDIQITLNKINNYKKLDYIACWFYKGSEYIKKVNAKVAFVSTNSISQGEQIGILWSQILNEAIEIDFAYQSFKWQNNAKSNAAVIVVIIGLRNISIKPKYLYLANIKHEVKNINAYLVNSNNIFVQKISKPISNIPKMQLGNMPKDDGNFIFSDIEKKELFNTNIECKPFIRKLMGAYEFLNGSQRWCLWIKDNNINQALEIPLIRDRVMKVKEFRLASTDKSANEMAKTPHKFREQHEAKEISIIIPTVTSERREYIPMGYLDKESIVVAPNNVLYDPEPYIFGLLSSRIHVIWVKAVGGKLKSDYRYSSVLCYNTFPFPNISQKQKDEITELVFAILDEREKHSQKTLAQLYDPDKMPEGLKKAHHNLDIAIEQCYRSKPFESDEERLEYLFKMYEEMVAKEK, from the coding sequence ATGACAATAATAGAAATAGAAAATAATTTAAATACTCTAATATCAAACTTCAATAAAGAAACTTTCATTTTTGATTTACTTTTAGCTTACGGAACACCAAAATCAACTATCAAAAGATTAGTTGGAAGTGACCATGATAAATTAGCTTCAAATGGAGAATTAATTGTAAGAAAAAAACTATTTTTTAAGATAGCTAATGAAAATCTTCATTCTATGATTGATGAATTAAAAACACAAAAAGAAGTTACAAAACATAGCCCTAGATTTATACTAGTAACAGATTTTGAGACACTTTTGGCTTATGATACAAAAACATCTGATAGTCTTGATACTGAACTTTTAAATATTGTTAATCACTATGATTTTTTCTTACCACTTGCAGGAATGGAAAAAGCAAATTTTCAAGATGAAAATCCTGCTGATGTAAAAGCCTCTTTGAAGATGGCAAAACTTTATGATGAACTTCAAAAAAACAATCACTTTGAATCAAAAGAAGATATTCACTCTTTAAATGTATTTTTAACAAGACTTTTATTTTGCTATTTTGCAGAAGATACAAATATCTTTCCTGATAATATTTTTACCTCTTCTATTTCATCTCATACTTCATTTGATGGAAGTGATGTTGATAGTTATATGCAAAGGTTATTTAAAATATTTAATACACCTCAAGATCAAAGAGAAATAAATACTCCAGAGTATTTACAAAAGTTCCCTTATGTAAATGGTGGATTATTTAGAGATGTTTTAAAAGTACCAACATTTACTACAAAATCAAGAAATATTTTAATAGAAATTGGTCAACTTCAATGGTCTCAAATAAATCCTGATATTTTTGGAAGTATGATACAAGCAGTAGTAAGCCCTTCTCATAGGGGAAATATGGGAATGCACTATACAAGTGTTCCTAATATTATGAAAGTAATAGAACCTCTTTTTTTAGATGAACTATATCTTGAATTTGAAAAAGCCTATGAAAATAAATCAAAACTTCAAAGCTTACTAAATAGATTAACAAAAATCAAAATATTTGACCCTGCATGTGGAAGTGGAAATTTCTTAATCATTGCATATAAAAAACTGCGAGAACTTGAAATGAGTATCTTAAAACGAATTGATAGTTTAAGTGGGCAAATGAGTTTTGCATTTAGTGAAATAAAGCTAACTCAATTTTATGGAATAGAACTAGATGATTTTGCCCATGAAGTAGCCATACTATCACTTTGGTTAGCAGAACATCAAATGAACCTAGAATTTTACAAAGCATTTGGAAGAACAAGCCCATCTTTACCACTACAGAATGGTGGAAATATAGTTCATGGGAATGCTACAAGATTGGAGTGGGAAGAAGTTTGTCCAAAAAATGTGGGTGATGAGATTTATATCTTGGGGAATCCTCCGTATTTGGGATTTAAAATGCAAAATAAAGAACAAAAAGAAGATATTCAAATTACATTAAATAAAATAAATAATTATAAAAAATTAGATTATATTGCTTGTTGGTTTTATAAAGGTTCTGAATATATAAAAAAAGTAAATGCAAAAGTAGCTTTTGTAAGCACAAATTCAATAAGTCAAGGTGAGCAAATTGGTATTCTTTGGAGTCAAATTTTAAATGAAGCCATTGAAATAGATTTTGCATATCAATCTTTTAAATGGCAAAATAATGCAAAATCAAATGCAGCAGTTATAGTAGTAATAATAGGATTAAGAAATATTTCAATTAAACCAAAATACCTTTATTTGGCAAATATAAAACATGAAGTAAAAAATATCAATGCTTATTTAGTAAATAGTAATAATATATTTGTTCAAAAAATATCGAAACCCATTTCTAATATACCAAAAATGCAGTTAGGAAATATGCCAAAAGATGATGGAAATTTTATATTTTCGGATATTGAAAAAAAAGAATTATTTAATACAAATATAGAGTGTAAACCCTTTATAAGAAAACTAATGGGTGCATATGAGTTTTTAAATGGTAGTCAAAGATGGTGTTTATGGATAAAAGATAATAATATAAATCAAGCATTAGAAATTCCATTAATTAGAGATAGAGTAATGAAAGTTAAAGAATTTAGATTAGCTAGTACAGATAAGTCAGCTAATGAAATGGCAAAAACACCACATAAATTTAGAGAACAGCATGAAGCTAAAGAGATTTCAATTATTATACCTACTGTAACTTCTGAAAGAAGAGAATATATTCCTATGGGTTATTTAGATAAAGAATCTATTGTAGTTGCTCCAAATAATGTTTTATATGACCCTGAACCATACATTTTTGGTTTATTATCATCAAGAATACATGTTATTTGGGTAAAGGCAGTTGGAGGAAAACTTAAATCTGATTATAGATATTCATCAGTACTTTGTTATAACACATTTCCATTCCCAAACATTTCACAAAAACAAAAAGATGAAATCACAGAACTTGTATTTGCTATTTTAGATGAAAGAGAAAAACACAGCCAAAAAACACTAGCCCAACTCTACGACCCAGACAAAATGCCTGAAGGTCTAAAAAAAGCCCACCATAATTTAGATATAGCAATAGAACAATGCTATCGCTCAAAACCATTTGAAAGTGATGAAGAAAGACTTGAATACCTTTTTAAAATGTATGAAGAGATGGTAGCAAAAGAAAAGTAA
- a CDS encoding HEPN domain-containing protein, translating to MKKIGFQLNGTLVYGNLDLENKCIILDLNIYNSIVKELNDYFNEAYQFDIFGVFDDGRKISAFTCSVIEFNFLGKTKIHFLQLYVGNIHMKDSKNQKVKKVIFQISGVNNLPNINSLIIQENFSLTILNDKKTFQISVENTICLDEINKVIFELTTFFQIIILDVNIEFDKKIFYTQNNEEIELVLKSRKIENDKTINKLIDFDSINEKTLIKWFDTKKRFGKIFDYLSGIFNNNASTYIELNYFLLIQWIEAYCGVLYKSNINEKNIEKKKKKLMEVIDKSCLSEEDKQDFKDNAKYDKQGYIFSKKLELLFDGNETLKDLFNSDKTLLDDIKHYRNNLTHINIVDNLDNQEMHNLHEILKNIIYILIIEELTLPKSRFYDYFKKEAKRYFKLYKDMKE from the coding sequence ATGAAAAAAATAGGATTTCAGTTAAACGGGACATTAGTTTATGGTAATTTGGATTTAGAAAACAAGTGTATTATTTTAGATTTGAATATTTATAATTCCATAGTAAAAGAATTAAATGATTATTTTAATGAAGCTTATCAATTTGATATTTTTGGAGTGTTTGATGATGGAAGAAAAATTAGTGCATTCACGTGTAGTGTAATTGAATTTAACTTTTTAGGTAAAACTAAAATACATTTTTTACAACTTTATGTAGGAAACATTCATATGAAAGATAGTAAAAATCAAAAAGTAAAAAAAGTAATCTTTCAAATATCAGGTGTAAACAATCTTCCAAATATCAATTCTTTAATCATACAAGAAAATTTTTCATTAACAATACTAAATGACAAAAAAACATTTCAGATAAGTGTGGAAAATACAATATGTTTAGATGAAATAAATAAAGTTATTTTTGAATTAACAACTTTTTTCCAAATCATAATATTAGATGTAAATATTGAATTTGATAAGAAAATATTTTATACTCAAAATAATGAAGAGATAGAATTAGTTTTAAAAAGTAGAAAAATAGAAAATGATAAAACTATAAATAAATTAATAGATTTTGATTCTATTAATGAAAAGACTTTAATAAAATGGTTTGATACTAAAAAAAGATTTGGAAAAATATTTGATTATTTATCAGGAATATTTAATAATAATGCTTCAACATATATTGAACTTAACTATTTTTTATTAATTCAATGGATTGAAGCGTATTGTGGAGTTTTATATAAATCAAATATAAATGAAAAGAACATTGAGAAAAAAAAGAAAAAATTAATGGAAGTTATTGATAAATCTTGTTTATCAGAAGAAGATAAACAAGATTTTAAAGATAATGCAAAATATGATAAACAAGGATATATCTTTTCTAAAAAATTAGAACTTTTATTTGATGGAAATGAAACTCTAAAAGATTTATTTAATTCTGACAAAACACTATTGGATGATATAAAACATTATAGAAATAATTTAACTCATATAAATATAGTTGATAATCTTGATAATCAGGAAATGCATAATTTACATGAAATCTTAAAAAATATTATTTATATCTTAATTATTGAAGAGTTAACGTTGCCTAAAAGTAGATTTTATGATTATTTTAAAAAAGAAGCAAAAAGATATTTTAAATTATATAAGGATATGAAAGAATGA
- a CDS encoding DUF2513 domain-containing protein — protein MKRDLDLIRQIMLTLEEKMEYGKNFKSAQLIEVMQDKTLSAEKLAYHIGLLVESDFIKAKEHKYYGDEPIDYLINTITSQGQDFIDTIRQDTTWNKIKEKAYDIGGFSLSLLVDIGKEYLKKQIGS, from the coding sequence ATGAAAAGAGATTTAGATTTAATTCGCCAAATTATGCTTACACTTGAAGAAAAAATGGAATACGGTAAAAATTTTAAAAGTGCACAGCTTATTGAAGTGATGCAAGATAAAACATTAAGTGCTGAAAAATTGGCTTATCATATTGGACTACTGGTAGAAAGTGATTTTATAAAAGCCAAAGAACACAAATATTATGGTGATGAACCTATTGATTATCTAATAAATACTATAACTTCGCAAGGACAAGATTTTATTGATACAATCAGACAAGATACAACTTGGAATAAAATCAAAGAAAAAGCTTATGATATTGGTGGTTTTAGCTTGTCATTATTAGTAGATATTGGTAAAGAGTATTTGAAAAAGCAAATTGGCAGTTGA
- a CDS encoding Fic family protein, producing the protein MNIKDFKSGTLRQEYQYKSFIPEMINHTFTWDDPQINTMLEDATRALGELNAFTMIVPNVDIFIQMHITKEANTSSKIEGTKTEMDEVLISKEQIDPEKRDDWQEVRNYIDAMNSAIKELETLPISNRLIKNIHAILLNSVRGEAKQPGEFRKSQNWIGGASLTTAYFIPPHHNEVNELMSDLEKFLHNEEIFVPHLIKIAIAHYQFETIHPFLDGNGRIGRLLIPLYLVSNKLLKKPSLYLSDFIEKNKSAYYEALTRVRTNNDLIHWIKFFLEAVIVTANSGVKTFETILNLKQEMDSIVVSFGKKAHNASKLIEFLYQRPIVNMTDIGRELELAKATVSSLVKDFEKKGILKEITGYERNKFYAFERYLEAYSKN; encoded by the coding sequence TTGAACATAAAAGATTTTAAATCAGGAACACTTAGACAAGAGTACCAATATAAAAGTTTTATACCTGAAATGATAAATCATACATTTACATGGGATGACCCACAAATCAATACAATGCTTGAAGATGCTACAAGAGCATTAGGAGAACTAAATGCTTTTACAATGATAGTTCCAAATGTAGATATATTTATACAAATGCATATTACAAAAGAAGCAAATACTTCAAGTAAGATAGAAGGTACTAAAACAGAAATGGATGAAGTACTTATATCAAAAGAGCAAATAGACCCAGAAAAAAGAGATGATTGGCAAGAAGTAAGAAACTATATAGATGCAATGAATAGTGCAATAAAAGAGCTTGAAACATTACCTATTTCAAATCGTCTTATCAAAAATATTCATGCAATACTCCTAAATAGTGTAAGAGGTGAAGCAAAACAGCCAGGAGAGTTTAGAAAATCTCAAAATTGGATAGGAGGAGCAAGTCTTACAACAGCCTATTTTATACCGCCACATCATAATGAAGTTAATGAGCTGATGAGTGATTTAGAAAAATTCTTACATAATGAAGAGATTTTTGTACCACATCTTATTAAAATTGCAATTGCTCATTATCAGTTTGAAACTATACATCCATTTTTAGATGGGAATGGAAGAATTGGAAGATTATTGATTCCTCTGTACTTGGTAAGTAATAAGCTTTTAAAAAAACCATCTTTGTATCTTTCTGATTTTATAGAAAAAAACAAATCTGCTTATTATGAAGCATTAACAAGAGTAAGAACGAATAATGATTTGATTCATTGGATAAAATTTTTTCTTGAAGCGGTTATTGTTACTGCAAATAGTGGAGTAAAAACTTTTGAAACTATTTTGAACTTAAAACAAGAAATGGATTCAATTGTGGTAAGTTTTGGTAAAAAAGCACATAATGCAAGTAAACTTATTGAGTTTTTGTATCAAAGACCTATCGTTAATATGACAGATATTGGTCGTGAATTGGAACTTGCCAAGGCTACGGTAAGTTCACTTGTAAAAGATTTTGAGAAAAAGGGTATTCTAAAAGAAATTACAGGGTATGAGAGAAATAAATTTTATGCCTTTGAGAGATATTTAGAAGCTTATAGTAAGAATTAA
- a CDS encoding DEAD/DEAH box helicase encodes MTNIIEVNYHQTGESKKTNSFGMRDMQEKAFNARNEKYLLLKAPPASGKSRALMFIALDKLYHQGIKKVIVAVPERSIGGSFGLTDLKKDGFFASWEPNPIYNLCMAGGEKSKVDAFKKFMQSDEKILICTHATLRFAFKELDESNFDNCLLAIDEFHHVSADGDNQLGELIRSIIQNSTAHIVAMTGSYFRGDSVPVLLPEDESKFSKVTYNYYEQLNGYEHLKSLGIGYHFYQGKYTSAIADILDTDKKTILHIPNVNSGESTKDKLKEVDTILDIIGEVVQTTEDGIIILKRHGDGKILKVADLVNDDSKVREKVVNYLRNIKSVDDMDLILALGMAKEGFDWPYCEHALTVGYRSSLTEIIQIIGRATRDSDNKTHAQFTNLIAQPDAQDVEVKLSVNNMLKAITASLLMEQVLAPNFKFKPRFEGDETPPQKGELKIRGFKPASSKRVEDIIESDLNDLKATILQDEQMIKAIPGNLDAEVINRVLIPKIIKIKYPDLTDSEVEEVRQHVVVDSVIKNGQIIENGDKKFIKMADKFVNIDDLHIDLIDQINPFQRAFEILSKSVTTHVLKLIQESIESTRIEMTAEEAVILYKKIPAFKSEHGRMPDISSSDFNEKRMAESLIYLNKLRQERANANA; translated from the coding sequence GTGACAAACATCATAGAAGTAAACTACCATCAAACAGGAGAGAGTAAAAAAACAAACTCTTTTGGTATGAGAGATATGCAAGAAAAAGCATTTAATGCAAGAAATGAAAAATATCTTTTATTAAAAGCTCCTCCAGCATCTGGTAAATCAAGAGCTTTGATGTTTATAGCTTTGGATAAACTTTACCATCAAGGTATTAAAAAAGTTATTGTTGCTGTTCCTGAAAGATCTATTGGTGGTTCATTTGGTTTAACTGATTTAAAAAAAGATGGTTTTTTTGCTTCATGGGAACCAAATCCAATTTATAATCTTTGTATGGCAGGTGGTGAAAAAAGTAAAGTAGATGCTTTTAAAAAATTTATGCAAAGTGATGAAAAGATTTTGATTTGTACTCATGCAACATTAAGATTTGCATTTAAAGAACTTGATGAATCTAACTTTGATAATTGTTTATTAGCTATTGATGAATTTCATCATGTATCAGCTGATGGAGATAATCAGTTAGGTGAACTAATTCGTTCTATCATACAAAACTCAACTGCACATATAGTTGCAATGACGGGCTCATATTTTAGAGGTGATAGTGTACCTGTACTTCTTCCAGAAGATGAAAGTAAATTTTCAAAAGTAACTTATAACTACTATGAACAATTAAATGGATATGAACATCTTAAATCTTTAGGTATTGGTTATCACTTTTACCAAGGAAAATATACAAGTGCTATAGCAGATATTCTTGATACAGATAAAAAAACTATTCTTCATATTCCAAATGTAAACTCAGGGGAATCTACAAAAGATAAACTTAAAGAAGTAGATACGATTTTAGATATTATCGGTGAAGTTGTACAAACAACAGAAGATGGAATTATCATACTAAAACGACATGGTGATGGAAAAATCTTAAAAGTTGCAGATTTAGTAAATGATGATTCAAAGGTTAGAGAAAAAGTTGTAAATTATCTTAGAAATATTAAAAGCGTTGATGATATGGACTTGATTTTAGCTCTTGGTATGGCAAAAGAAGGTTTTGACTGGCCGTATTGTGAACACGCTTTAACTGTGGGATATAGAAGTTCATTAACAGAGATTATTCAAATAATAGGAAGAGCAACAAGAGATAGTGATAATAAAACACATGCTCAATTTACAAATTTAATAGCTCAACCTGATGCTCAAGATGTGGAAGTTAAATTATCTGTAAATAATATGCTAAAAGCAATTACAGCATCACTTCTGATGGAACAAGTATTAGCTCCAAATTTCAAATTTAAACCACGATTTGAAGGAGATGAAACTCCACCACAAAAAGGTGAACTAAAAATAAGAGGATTCAAACCAGCTTCTAGTAAAAGAGTTGAAGATATAATAGAATCAGATTTAAATGATTTAAAAGCAACTATTTTACAAGATGAACAAATGATAAAAGCAATTCCTGGAAATCTTGATGCGGAAGTTATAAATAGAGTATTAATACCTAAAATCATAAAAATAAAATATCCAGATTTAACAGATAGTGAAGTTGAAGAAGTTCGTCAACATGTAGTAGTTGATAGTGTAATCAAAAATGGACAAATTATAGAAAATGGTGATAAAAAGTTTATCAAAATGGCTGATAAGTTTGTAAATATTGATGATTTACATATTGATTTAATAGACCAAATAAATCCATTTCAAAGAGCTTTTGAGATTTTATCAAAATCAGTAACTACACATGTGTTAAAACTAATTCAAGAAAGTATAGAATCAACAAGAATAGAAATGACAGCAGAAGAAGCAGTAATTTTATACAAAAAAATTCCTGCATTTAAAAGTGAACATGGAAGAATGCCTGATATTAGTAGTAGTGATTTTAATGAAAAAAGAATGGCAGAATCTTTGATTTATCTAAATAAATTAAGACAAGAAAGAGCAAATGCAAATGCATGA
- a CDS encoding GIY-YIG nuclease family protein gives MQMHEFSLEDILSNDPLGILLEAKPKAKSINEDDRLIASFEEINSFIETHGHEPKKSTNMSERTLYSRLQGIKDNPEKIEYLKPYDRFNLLKVVEINSIDDILNDDVFGLLRDDKDDIFTLKHVPKSKETNMPEYVASRKPCKDFEKYEHLFKDCQEDLRTGKRKVVKFQNEQQIKKGYYFILKGVLLYVKDVGETIKSSGKANARLELIFENGTQSDMLLRSLSAELYKHGKRVSEYDEANLEGLYEVNEKDEKSGYIYILESKSQDEKISTIKNLYKIGYSTTDVKDRIKNAINEPTYLMAPVRIVAVYETYNMNTQKFEQLIHKFFGKVCLNIDIFGNDNKRYTPREWFIVPFEIIEEVVELIISGDIVAYRYDEENEELKLI, from the coding sequence ATGCAAATGCATGAATTTTCCCTTGAAGATATATTATCAAATGACCCATTAGGTATTTTACTAGAAGCTAAACCTAAAGCTAAATCAATAAATGAAGATGATAGATTAATTGCTAGTTTTGAAGAGATAAATAGTTTTATTGAAACACATGGTCATGAACCAAAAAAATCAACAAATATGAGTGAAAGAACCCTATATTCAAGACTTCAAGGAATTAAAGATAATCCAGAAAAGATTGAATATTTAAAGCCTTATGATAGATTCAATCTTCTAAAAGTAGTTGAAATTAATAGTATAGATGATATTTTAAATGATGATGTTTTTGGCTTATTAAGAGATGATAAAGATGATATTTTTACATTAAAGCATGTTCCAAAATCAAAAGAAACAAATATGCCTGAATATGTGGCATCAAGAAAACCTTGTAAAGATTTTGAGAAATATGAACACCTATTTAAAGATTGTCAAGAAGATTTAAGAACTGGAAAAAGAAAAGTTGTTAAATTCCAAAATGAACAGCAAATCAAAAAAGGATATTACTTTATACTAAAAGGTGTATTACTTTATGTAAAAGATGTTGGTGAAACAATCAAAAGTAGTGGAAAAGCAAATGCAAGGTTAGAGCTTATTTTTGAAAATGGTACACAATCTGATATGCTTCTTAGATCACTAAGTGCGGAACTTTATAAGCATGGTAAACGAGTTAGTGAATATGATGAAGCTAATTTAGAAGGACTTTATGAAGTAAATGAAAAAGATGAAAAAAGTGGATATATCTATATCTTAGAATCAAAAAGCCAAGATGAAAAAATATCAACAATAAAAAATCTTTATAAAATCGGTTATTCAACAACAGATGTAAAAGATAGAATCAAAAATGCAATAAATGAACCAACCTATTTGATGGCACCTGTTAGAATTGTAGCTGTATATGAAACTTATAATATGAACACTCAAAAATTTGAACAATTAATACATAAATTTTTTGGAAAAGTATGTTTAAATATAGATATTTTTGGAAATGACAATAAAAGATATACCCCAAGAGAATGGTTTATAGTTCCTTTTGAGATAATAGAGGAAGTTGTTGAACTTATAATTAGTGGTGATATTGTTGCTTATAGGTATGATGAAGAGAATGAAGAATTGAAGTTAATATAA
- a CDS encoding protein-disulfide reductase DsbD N-terminal domain-containing protein: protein MTKKLLVLLSIVIYSFGAKDFVSPDVAIKPSVEIKQNSIDIKLSLYKDIYVYDKKLKVLITKPKKIDLTNYIAKPATENFKGDQVIVKDFSLNVPSTLIKEKIGNVPFNLEVQYQGCSKLGLCYAPTSKTFKFPKIDNIK, encoded by the coding sequence ATTACGAAAAAACTACTCGTACTTTTAAGTATTGTAATCTATAGCTTTGGAGCAAAAGATTTTGTATCGCCGGATGTTGCTATTAAACCAAGTGTAGAAATAAAACAAAATAGCATAGATATTAAACTTTCATTATATAAGGATATATATGTATATGATAAAAAATTGAAAGTATTAATCACAAAGCCTAAAAAGATTGATTTAACAAATTACATTGCTAAACCTGCAACTGAAAACTTTAAGGGTGACCAAGTAATAGTTAAAGATTTTTCATTAAATGTTCCATCTACTTTAATCAAAGAAAAAATAGGCAATGTACCATTTAATTTAGAAGTTCAATATCAAGGTTGTTCTAAGTTAGGGCTTTGTTATGCACCTACAAGTAAAACTTTTAAATTTCCTAAAATTGATAATATTAAGTAA
- a CDS encoding cation transporter — MEKTTFEIKKMDCPCEENLLRMKLDVIEEVKNLEFDIPNRKLTVYHIGNISEIESSINDLKLGDTLLSSETTEEVEFKEESGQRKLLWTVLAINFAFFLIEMSTGIISKSMGLVADSLDMLADSFVYGISLLAVGGTIARKNNVSKLAGYFQILLAFIGFIEVMRRFLGDGQMPDFWTMIIVSTFALIANGICLYLFMKSKSEESHMQASMIFTSNDIIINFGVIVSAVLVSVLNSNKPDLIVGAIVFILVIYGAIRILRLTRN, encoded by the coding sequence ATGGAAAAGACAACATTTGAAATCAAAAAAATGGATTGTCCATGTGAAGAAAACTTACTCAGAATGAAACTTGATGTTATTGAAGAGGTTAAAAACCTTGAGTTTGATATTCCAAATAGAAAATTAACTGTTTATCATATTGGTAATATTTCTGAAATTGAAAGTTCAATAAATGATTTAAAACTAGGGGATACCCTTTTAAGTAGTGAAACTACAGAAGAAGTTGAGTTTAAAGAAGAAAGTGGACAACGTAAGTTACTTTGGACAGTACTAGCTATTAATTTTGCATTTTTTTTGATAGAAATGTCAACTGGTATTATTTCAAAATCAATGGGACTTGTTGCAGATAGCTTAGATATGCTTGCCGATTCATTTGTATATGGTATTAGTCTATTAGCAGTAGGAGGAACAATTGCAAGGAAAAATAATGTTTCGAAACTTGCTGGATATTTCCAAATATTACTTGCATTTATAGGATTTATTGAAGTTATGAGAAGGTTTCTTGGGGATGGTCAAATGCCAGATTTTTGGACAATGATTATTGTATCAACTTTTGCACTTATAGCAAATGGAATTTGTTTATATCTGTTTATGAAATCTAAAAGTGAAGAATCGCATATGCAAGCTAGTATGATATTCACTTCAAATGATATAATAATTAATTTTGGAGTAATTGTTTCTGCTGTACTTGTGTCAGTGTTAAATTCAAATAAACCAGACTTAATCGTTGGAGCGATAGTATTTATTCTAGTAATTTATGGTGCAATTAGAATATTAAGGCTTACGAGAAACTAA
- a CDS encoding ArsR/SmtB family transcription factor, translated as MTNTINCVRDKNNDVLVKKAKKDISKNKKNIDYQSKVFALLGSEVRFRIVYLLLNNKELCVCDFCDILEMNQSPISQHLRKLKDAGILENKREKLAIFYFIPYSMREILQLLINSKAKE; from the coding sequence ATGACAAATACAATAAACTGTGTCCGAGATAAAAATAATGATGTTTTGGTTAAAAAAGCAAAAAAAGACATTAGTAAAAATAAAAAAAATATTGATTATCAATCAAAAGTTTTTGCTCTTTTAGGTAGTGAAGTTAGATTTAGAATTGTTTATTTACTTTTAAATAATAAAGAACTATGTGTATGTGATTTTTGTGATATTCTAGAAATGAATCAATCTCCTATCTCTCAACACTTAAGAAAATTAAAAGATGCAGGTATTTTAGAGAATAAACGTGAAAAATTGGCAATATTTTATTTCATTCCTTACTCAATGAGAGAAATACTACAACTTTTAATTAATAGCAAAGCAAAAGAGTAA